The stretch of DNA TTCCaccttctcaaatgtgagaatttccTGCTTTTTCCTGACttatatttacagtaaactCAATATTTTTGCTGTTGGTCACAAAAAACCCACCCTTGGTCTCTCTGCACTTGTAAAGTgcaactttgttgttttttgacgTTTCAAGATTTAGGtcaataagaataataatagttaGACATGGTGATTTCCAATAACTgctaaaaatgttgaattgttACAAAGATGATCTAAGTGCTGTAGTCTCAGCATTTGGGCTTTCGTATCTAGAAAAGGGGCAAATGTGAGGTGTGACTGGCCTGTCAGACAGTCCTCATACAGACTGCCTCTGATGTACATGTTAAGCTGTCTGAATGGAAACTGATGAGGAGGAACTATTGGTATAAGTCACAGCCAGACACTGAAAACACCTGTGGTCAGTGGTGAGCTGCAGCCCAGCAGAGATTTTACAGTGTTCTCTCACTATCAGAGCCCCAAATGTAAAATGAGATGTAAATGTCACATTATTCATGGGACATTAGGTTCATTAGGCAagatgttgtgtgtatgttttgtcaGCTGATCACCAAGCTGCTTGATCAATCGCTGTCCTTTCACACTTTTCCACGTTAAACTTACTTTGAATCACTGTGAAGTTGCACAATGTCCCTGAGATTAAACGGTCTCCCAGTCTCCAAGGTGGAGTTGGATTCCACAGACACACGTTTCTTGAAAGGCTCCCATATGCTTTGAGCCTCCAGGTAAGCTGTGGCAATCACCAACAGAAACATGGAACTGAAAGAACATGAACAAAGTTTTTAGAAAATACAACAGAATGATGATCTAGTGCATTCTGACACCGTGGCTTCATTCTTTCTACCTCTCCTAATGTTACACTCACCTCATAATGAGAGACACGATGATGTAGAGCTCCAGCTCCCAGCTCGGTCTGGGCAGGGTCTCTGCACATGCAGCTAATACGTGGTAGGGCAGGGAGGCGTTCAGGACAAACACAAACTCGGAGCCCCCGCACGTCACCAATTTCAGCTCCCGGATCACTCGAGATGAAGTGAAGTCGGGTGTAAACCTGCGAGGAAACAGAGGGAAATGTCAAAGTTTAAAAGATTGCTCATTAATCTGCATCATGTGACCACTGAATAGAAATACAACTTATAGCCAGAGGTCAGAGGACTTGAGTGATGGTGGAAGATCTGGGAATCTATGTGACATCTGTACGCATCAAGGAAattcatgtgtatatgaatgtgtgtatatgaatgtgtgtgtgtgtgtgtgtgtgtgtgtgtgtgtgtgtgtgtgtgtgtgtgtccaattCACACATCCTTTGCCTCAGTGAAAACGGGAAATATCCTGACTGACTGTCCATTGTTATCGGTTACAATGAACACGCCTGAGGTGATGCATACAGCAAACCTGTTTGGGAGGGGTGTCATTTTCATACATTACTCACAAACTGAGTATGTACAcccttttctgtctctgtctgccaAAGTTCTGGTCCGATGATAGCGTCACAGTGATTACACAGACTTGACTGATTCACAAAATTGTTGAATTAGGTAGCTACTCTGATCATGCCAAAGTAAACAAAGTATCATTAGTTAGGATAGTTGTTGAGCCTTCATAGGAAGTACATTACTGTAACACTCTagtaaacatacacacagagagaacaagagtaaaaaaaaaaaaaaagctcattaaAATTCTGATCAACTAAATTCCACTAAAGTTGTATATAGCCCTAATAAAAAGAATACCTACTGATAATTCTCCGACAAGCCTCTCAACTGCAGTGAGAACAGCGACGgttcaaatgtgaaatgtggAAGCAGGCGACTCAAATCCAAGCAGACACTACTGAACTAACTGAGCAGTGTGAGCGGTTAGTGGAAAACCCCATTTATGGCGTCAACATATGCCAACATAAGCCTGTGtgattttatctataaaacatGATTTAGTAAGTAGTTGTCTTGTAAATAGAGATGTTAAAAAGCTCTTTAAAATATTAGTCTCCCTTGTGCTTTTCTGGTTACAAGTCAAAACTGTCAGCTGTGACAAAAGTCTAATGAGATGAAACATGCTATTAACTTGAAACTGAATgactagtaaaaaaaaaaagaaaaaaaaggctatTTTTTTGGCTAAATTAAGAACTTTACAGTACTCAGTGAAGGTGGGTGTAGTCTCATAACACCAGTCAAGTGGAGATCTGTTCCTACTAATCATCTGGGTATTTCTAAATGCACGGTAGTTCTTTTGAATGGCAGCAGGAATGGCTGCTATAAAACCTCCGCGCCTTACATTTTAGTCAAAGACACACCTGACTGCAAATGACGTGATCTCTTCATTCTCCTCTGCAGTGATGTGCAGGTCATCGCCAAAATATGAAGGGCCGCCCTAAAGACTATTTCTGCAATGCAGGGTTTGGAATTATTCCCTCTTAGTTTCAACAACAGCACCTGGGAGTTTGTCCTCAGTCTGTATGAGGGAAACGTTTAGAGACTGACCTGTGAGTCTGAGGTGGGCGTGGCTTTATGTTTCACATAGTTTACATATTAAAGGCCTTGTGCAAATACGCAGGTTTTTTTCCAGTGACATTGGCTGATTAGACCTCTGCTTAGGCTGAAGTCGGGACCCTTTCACAACCGACTCTTTTGATATGCGGCAGCAGAAAAGCAACAGGTGTGACTGATAACATTAACGATTGCTGCATTTGGATTTTGTTCCAACAGTTCCACGGCCTTGGTGCTGTACGCTGACGCACTGGGACACTGAAAATCAATATATAATGTTCATGATCATTAGTTTCATCTGCTGTTACAAGTACAAAAAACACTGTACTGGGAATACTGTTGGGCTGTGTCACAGGAGTGTCTTAATTTTAAAACACTATGCCTTTGTTAATAATCATcaagaaaacaacacatgacAATTTTAATGGGGAACTATCGAACTATGAAAGAGtgaaacaatgaatgaaaagaaaaatgccCTGACTTGAATATGTGGGGATTTCCAGCTCTGgtgtaaaaatattattataaatgttatacttttttaaaaaaagacaaaatgcatTTTGAGGATGACTGCAAACTTCAAGtgatgaaggaaaaaatgagACCTGTGGGGAGCAAACAGAAGctgcaggggagagagagaagcaatCCTCTTACTAAAGGCTTACTCAGACAGAGAGGGTTGAAGACAAGTATTAATAGagtgcgcgcgcacacacacacacacacacacacacacacacacacacacagaagatcACCCATATTCTTATGCTGACCTGATTCTCCATCTACAGGATCAAATTAGACTCATCAAACTATAGGAGAAAGAAAAGCATGTAGCAGACTGTTCTCACTTACAGTATGATGAGGTCTTTTGAAGCATTTGGTTTAAGTGCAAATTCTTGACAGTTGAGAACTTTGAATCCATATCCTTCACAAGCTTGCCCGTTGATTTCTGCTGATCTGATGGTGATCGGGAGCAAGCCTGTGTTCTCCACTCTGAACGTTCTTTTGAGAGTGAAGTTTGGCTCCTTGACTTTTGTCtctgaaataaacacaaagaaaggaATTAATGCACCTTGAATTGGTCGCAAATGACaaagaatatattttattaccCATTTTTCAGAGGAGATGTACAATTTTGTAGGGAAAAAGTATCATTATAGAGATTCCTGCAATAATCTGATCTAATCTTTTTATATTGTCACTATGTATCCAAAGTGAGAACACACAAGCGCATTCTCTTGAAATATTGTTAACAATAATATAAAGGTTTATTGCTGCATCTAAAATAGGCCCAAGCATTACTTCCCTTCTAGTTTATTGTTTAGGTTTTTTATAGTTGATTGAAAAAATGATCCACCTTATTAAATATACTGATGTTAGCAGTTAATTAATGTAGAGACTGTGTTTTACTGTCTGTTCAAATGATCAGACTTATCATCAAACttatatattaaacttattTTGGGTAACAAGATGTGATTATGTAAAGAAATTGACTTCCGTGTTGACACTGAGCCTGAACCTgtgcaaaacacacactcactctctgtgCAGTCTTTGAGCAGGGCCTCAGTCATTTTAAACCTCAGAGAGCTGCCTTGTCCCGGAGGCTTCCCTGCAACCTTCAGGCTCTCTGTTGTCCCTCGTCCGTGAAGTATGATTGTGTCGATCACCGTCAGATTATTTCTAAACAGATTGGAATGCAACTTTAGAAGAggcaaaaacaaactgaatgtACAGGTCTGTTTGATACATTTAAAAGTGACATTACCTGACTatgaggagagaagagacacTGTGGTTGCTGATGGGAGTGAACCTCACGCTGAACGACTTGACTTCTCcgggcagcaggaggaggttgTACACAAAGGGTCTGGTTGATCCCTCTACAAACCCTGTACTGCTCTTCATTACAGATgtctgacaaacaaacaaaaagcctGTTAGAGACAAACAGCTTCCACATGTTTCCTCGGCCATGGACAAGAGGACTGTGATTAACGGCGCAGCTACATGCCAACCAGCTGATTCTCTAAATTCCCGAATAATGGTGAAATCTATCACTCTTGTAGTACTCACGTGATTTCTATGAACTTGGAACTCTAAGGTGTTCGTGTCAATGTTGATGTTGGACAAATTTCCTAATGGCAACCTggaaaatcaaaatcaaagagATCACtgtatctttttctttctagagaagaggaagggatgaagagtAAGAGCATGCTGGAATTGTTGAGACTTCCCCACCTGTCAGCCAGCTTTCCAGAAAACACTGAGGGGTTGGGCAACAGCGCCAAAGGGAGAACTTGGACAAAGACGGGGACGTCGGCAGGATTCTGCAGAATCACCTCCTCGtcctgcagagacagaaagacacgtCCCGCTCTCAATCTCAAACACACTACTTTTTAACAACAACTTAAAACATTCCCTCGTGTGTTTGCGCACATGTGCATTCGTGTGCCAACAAGAGGCGGATTGTTTCTACTCACAGAGGAGCTGTTTGTGTTGGTCAGAGGGAATGTAATGCGTTGTGACGAGTTGACCAAAGAGGGCCAGGTCAGCTGTGCCGTTATTTTCGCTTGCACGTTTTTCTGAAGATCTGTGTTGACTTCAAAGACGGCTTCGATCCTTCAGGAAGACACGAAAAAAACAAACGGCTTGTGACGTTCTGTAAATAATCCTAGAGTTAAACCTAAAGCGTGAATATCACTGAAGTCTAATAAAGTAGCCTAATATGCTTACTTGTGGCTTGACTGCTCTTTCAGCTCTTTCCATCGTCTGAGAAGTTTCTGGTGGAGATCCACATCTGCATCCCAAATATCCTCCTGTAATGCCAGCCCATGAGGCTTTGACTCAGCTGTGAACAAAAgacctttatttaaaaaacgaTCTATTATTCTGTCACACAGGCTCAGAAAGCTGCAATGTCAGCAACACTTACATTTAAGCACAAATGGCAGCCCCACATAACAGTGATCACCACACTGCAAGCTGgcatcaaaataaatatttgccacctgaaagaaatggaggaaagaaaatatgtttatgtttgcaAGTGCAGATAGAGCTCGCTAGTCGTGCGCCGCGAGATGACGGGATACCTTCGATTTACGTCTGGGCTCGAGCTCATCTTTGTTGTTGCGGAGCTGTTTGTAATAGAAACGTATATCTTCTGTCAGGGAGCGGATCTGCTGTAGCCTCACTTTCTGTGTGAAAGAGCTCTGTATGCTGAAGCTTTGATGGACAACTTTCCCctatagaaaaagaaaaaaaaaacaaaccaaacacaacaTATACAGACATGTTAAGAGCAGTTACACCTCAAGCGTCCAACAGGAAGGTagcttgtgttgtttttaacacttttttttttctcgtcaTGTGCTCGCCGTCTGTGCAGCTCAACTGTGAAATCTCACTCTTTACTGAAATTAGAATATCTGGTGCAAGTGCTGTTTGTATTTGAATTCCTGTCATTTCtcatgaatatatttataagtTACTTACTGGAAATGAAGGTGGTAAAATGATGTGCTTTGGAGAGCTGTTTAATGTGCCCACTGCAATGAGAGCTTTTACCGGGATGGTTAATAtctgaaagagaagaacaaTTTGTGTCAACATAAAACTGAAAGCTGGTTGTGCTTTCCTTTGcatataaaaaaacccaaccatATCTGATAGGCGACTTACTTCATAGTCTGTGGTTATGTGTATGGCTCCATCATATGTGCCCTCCAGGGCTTTGGCCACTAGTGTCACTCTGAATGCTGCGTAATAGCCAGACGCTAATATCACCTTTGTAGAGACAACAATAAGTCAATTAACACATCTTGTTAGTCATCTGTAGATTGTCTACATGGAGCAGCAGTAAAGCACCTTGTTTTTTTGCATCCATCATAATTTAAGGCTCTATCTGCCCTCTGAGTGGTTGTGAGATATTGTGGTTCAAAGTTTTCACATCCTGCTGAATATAGCAAAACTGGTACAGAGTGCAGTTCACTTTTATTGGTCAAACTCAAAGGCACCTTTAATGTACTTAAAGTATACAGTCTAATACAAACGGTACATTTTGAAATATGGTTTTAGAATATTTGCTTTGCTGATAGAaacttaaaatattaattttcaCTGTGAATAATAAAACTCTATCAGGCCTAACAAAAAGCATTTCTTTCTAGACagtcttcattttttaaatacacttctATGTATTAGTCACTGAAACATGTTGATATGTGACATCTGGCaataaagaaacatatttttttagtttagaCACTAAATTGAGAAATTCTAGTAAATAGATCTGAGCTGACAAATGTTTTACTACAAATGCAACACAAAAATACTATGTCTCCTTGCTCTACGTTTTGTTGGTTTGCTACTTCCCCTCTATACAGTGTTCTTCTGTTGTGAGTCATCACTGTCAGTGTCTGAGCTTCTGTTTATCTGCTGCATTACAAAAGTTATAAACAGACACAGACCACAACGTTTGGAGCAGGCTAGAGTTAGCTTCTTATTACTAAAATGTTCCACTCAAAATTCCTACCTATAAAATATTGGCCTTAGTTTTAGAGTCATCTCTAAACGTTGTTATAGCAACTGTAAATAACTATTAGTAAACATTAAGCTGACCCAACTTAGTTGGCATTGTAACAGAGTCATTCATTATGTTTGCAGAATCTTTGggaaagaaaatattaaatttgAGGTTTCAAAATATGCCTTTATGCTTTTTGTCCAGCTATTTAAACCTCAGTTAACCTCAGTTAACCTCAGTGAGGCGATGCTCTGGAGTGGAACTTGATTGGTTCTCCTGTGTTCATTCTGAGCAGTAATTGGCTTTAGCAGGTTTAACAGGCTTTAGATATTAGGAAGTGACTTTGGGGATAGAACCTTTTTCAAACTATAGAGGCATTAacacataaaagtaaaaaataatgtaactgAGAACAGTGGCAGGTTGATACCTTTACCATTCGTAGTATACAAAAGTATACATACATGTGCGTGTTTGTATTGCTATTTcatccaaaacaaaaacactacaaCGTCTAAAAATGAGCATGATGTTGAATTGAGACCTGTGGGGGAAATCTTTTGCTATAAAATATTATGTGTTCACTACTTTGTTCATGCGCTCACTCCtttatacatataataaatTGCTTTAAGATGTACTCCCTGGTTCTACCTTACCTTCAACCCATGCCTTGCCCTTCATTTGAACCTGTGCTAAAAGCCTCTCATCATGTTGATATAACCCACAAGTCTAATTATACTGATGTAGTGTGGTGAAATCATCTGCATTGTCCACTGTGTGGTTTACTTCTGCTGCAGTGTAATTAACACGAGTCTTTGCCTCAGACTCTGGTTTACTTTCCTGCAACAAGACCTGTGTGACACAGTATCAACAAAGTCTTTATGATTGCTACCTAACATATAATTTGAGGTATCCACTGTTCATGTCTCAACATAGAAATATTTCCCTAACATCCTGCTAGATTTACACCAAACTAAATGTTGCTTTGAACAATGATGTAATAATATTCCTCTGCTCATTCAGGAAAAAAGGGCTCATTGTCCTTTCCATGAAATTTAGTGTCATCGTGATCACAACATAAAACCACAAGCATGTTTGGAGTGACGCCATGAACATCTTACTGTTTTGTGATGGGAGGCTGAAGTGTTCTGCAGCTCTCTCAGGCGACTCAGGGCCACTGTTGtgtttcctttctctgtcttcaGAAGCTCCATGGAAAGACTGTCTCCTGTGACCAGCCAGGACTTGATCTCCAGCTGGAGGACAGAAAGTAGTTTGAAAAGACATAAACATGTAGATAATTCCCTTTGCACAGGGAGTTTTATCCTTCTGATAAACAATATGTGACTGTATTTTAAAGCGCTCGAGCTAAAACATTTTGTCTATGTTATTAGGACAAAAGCTTATGTTGCAACATGATAGCGGTTCactaaaatatttgaaaagcaTAATCAGGAAGTTCATGTAAACATGACTTACACAATGTCACTGTGTTGAGCAACACAGGACAGACAATCACATAATTGTGGCCTATGTTAAGGAAGTTTCTCACATTCATATTCTCACAAACCTAACAACTATTTCATTGTCAGTTCCTGCATAATCTCACCTCTATAGGGTTACTGTTCACCACCACAAATGTGATGCTGCTTGTGTCTGTTGCACTGCGAACACCGAAGTCCAGGATGTTCTCCTTCAGACTGGGAGGCAGGACCAGCGGCTATTCACACAAggccacaaaaaaacaaacactgtgttACACAGACGCAAATTCATGTGTACATGTAGTACAAACTGGATGAGAACATAATCTGATGAATTCAACTAGCTCTCAGTTCAGTATCACTTTAATGATAAGTAGTGGACTACAGCGGGTCATTTTTGTGTGTCCATTCGTTTACCTCCAAGAAGCCTGTGTAGGCCCGGACAGGCAGGTGAAACTTTGATGCGTTTGTGATGAGCAGGATATTGCTGTCTATGTGAATGGAGGGTCGGACTGGCCGGAAGAGAAGGGAGAAGATGTAACGTGACTCGTGTGGGGGAATGAGGATGGGTGCGCTGAAGTTCTGCACCTAAAATAGAAATCGAAAAGGTGatgtcattttgtcattttgttatctacgcatatatatatatatatatatatatatatatatatatatatatatatatatatatatatatacacacacacacacacacacacacacacacaaaaacaataccTGGTAATCAGAACGACTTCGGTTAACTCGTTCTGACAACACTCACATTAAACATTGTTTTGGCCTCTTCGGGCAGGGACACATTGTGTAGTCGGATCGCAAAGTGGAAAGCATTTGTGAGAAATATGGGTCTGTCCACTGGGTCGACGGGGCTGTCCCTGATATGGAACAACGTCGCTGTGTGGTCAAAGCCCAGGTAGCTGAAAGGAAACGACAGGGCAGAgaaacttatttttaaaaacgcTGTAACTCctctatgaaaaaaaaaaaaaaaaaaaaagaatcttgTGTAATACATGCAAGCATAATGGATGTATATCCACAAAAACAACTCACCCTTCTAAAACTTCCGCCTGGTATGGGATTTCAAGCTTGGAGTAGCTCTTTTCTTTCGCTTTTACAGTTATTTTACCAGAGAATTGATATGGTCTTCTTGCTTTTGAGGCTGTAATGAAAAACAAGATTGAAAGAGCGGATAAGAGCAATGAAAAAGGATACAAGGCCTCACAAGAGGAAGTTAGGCAACGCTAAACTAAAAGAGGGTAACAAGTTGCTAAGCTATGGGCATGACGTAAAACACAAAGCACATACTACGGTGAAAAGACACGTAATACTagtttattcctttttttattttcactggGATGTATGAATGACCTTGTGCAAGAATTTTAAAAGGAAGTTGATacaaaacacagtaaacagcTACTGACTTTGTTTTACTAAGATGAgtttatatatagatatttatCTTTGCCAGCCAGTCAAGAGGATGAGGGGAGGAAGCTGCCAGTGCAGTTAAGTGCAGTGGTGCATCTAGCAGCACTTCCTCAAGATATTTTCGATTCGTGTATGCTCATATCGTATTATGTTATGGGGGTCATGGTGATCACACAAGGTAGTTTTGCATggttctatttttatttttaaccgAAAAACGGAAACCTTTACTTTCCAACTCTCATgagaaaaaattgaaaatgactGTGTGGTTCAACGTATTTGGCTTAAAAGTTCGAACAACATCCTTTGGAAGATAAAAACTTACCATCGAAACTAATACTTGCAACTTTGGTGTATCTGCTTTCTCCAGCTTTCAGTGTGACTGCTTTGAAATCTACTGTGACTGCTTCATTGGATGGTGTTGTGCGTACACTCTGTAAAGCAGTCATAAAAAAAGGATGATTACATAAAGGATAAGATGACAGTTGACTATGTAGGATTAAAATGCGAAAGGATACCTACCGTAATTGGAACGTCTTTTGCGCCTGAATTTAAAAGGTGTAGATTCAGCAGTTTTGGGCGATCTGTCAAACAAATAAGTTGGAAGGAGAGTGAGCAAAGACTGTGAAAAGATTactaaagaagaaaacatgaaagatGTAACCTCTTTTGAAAGAATCCATACCTTGTGAACGCAGCGTACCAAAGTCAAGCATTTCTGTGGAGGAGTATATACCAGGGGCTGCacagagagaacaaaaaacacCTTATAGAAGCTGACCAAGACAAATACTGAGCTGTGAAACTGAAGGACAACCTGCAgctaataaaaaaatcacaaaggTTGGATAAGCGCACCTGATGTGACCTCCACTTCTACAGGCAGGATGATGAACTGATCCTCGTTGGGGGCATTGGTTCTGATTCTGATGAAAGCTGTGTGGTTATCCACATCTCTGGATGAGAAGCTGGCTCTCATTACCCCTTTTGTTTCGAATGGAGGAATTTCCTGGAGGGGGGGGAAAGTTCAGCATGAGTCACTGCATCTCGACTCCCGAGTTCCATTATCCATCTTTAAAAAGTTCTatcaatacaatacacacactggaacaaCAAAAACTA from Scomber japonicus isolate fScoJap1 chromosome 7, fScoJap1.pri, whole genome shotgun sequence encodes:
- the tmem131 gene encoding transmembrane protein 131, with the protein product MSAHSLRGYLNDKSCGMASHERAQSPRHSHTRATTSCVGLLRMLFIAFIHTTRANKQAFIQSDTILEVLHFGEGGLLQADSDIDFSLYHQQSTSPHRGNCRPIRFEPPMLDFHEQPVGMPKMEKVYLHNPSSEEISLISISATTAHFHASFFQNRIIPPGGNTSFDVVFLARVVGNVENTLFINTSHHGVFTYQVFGVGIPNPYRLRPFIGARVPVNSSFSPLINIHNPYSEPLQVVEMYSSGGDLHLELPTGQQGGTGKLWEIPPFETKGVMRASFSSRDVDNHTAFIRIRTNAPNEDQFIILPVEVEVTSAPGIYSSTEMLDFGTLRSQDRPKLLNLHLLNSGAKDVPITSVRTTPSNEAVTVDFKAVTLKAGESRYTKVASISFDASKARRPYQFSGKITVKAKEKSYSKLEIPYQAEVLEGYLGFDHTATLFHIRDSPVDPVDRPIFLTNAFHFAIRLHNVSLPEEAKTMFNVQNFSAPILIPPHESRYIFSLLFRPVRPSIHIDSNILLITNASKFHLPVRAYTGFLEPLVLPPSLKENILDFGVRSATDTSSITFVVVNSNPIELEIKSWLVTGDSLSMELLKTEKGNTTVALSRLRELQNTSASHHKTVILASGYYAAFRVTLVAKALEGTYDGAIHITTDYEILTIPVKALIAVGTLNSSPKHIILPPSFPGKVVHQSFSIQSSFTQKVRLQQIRSLTEDIRFYYKQLRNNKDELEPRRKSKVANIYFDASLQCGDHCYVGLPFVLKSESKPHGLALQEDIWDADVDLHQKLLRRWKELKEQSSHKIEAVFEVNTDLQKNVQAKITAQLTWPSLVNSSQRITFPLTNTNSSSDEEVILQNPADVPVFVQVLPLALLPNPSVFSGKLADRLPLGNLSNINIDTNTLEFQVHRNHTSVMKSSTGFVEGSTRPFVYNLLLLPGEVKSFSVRFTPISNHSVSSLLIVRNNLTVIDTIILHGRGTTESLKVAGKPPGQGSSLRFKMTEALLKDCTEKTKVKEPNFTLKRTFRVENTGLLPITIRSAEINGQACEGYGFKVLNCQEFALKPNASKDLIILFTPDFTSSRVIRELKLVTCGGSEFVFVLNASLPYHVLAACAETLPRPSWELELYIIVSLIMSSMFLLVIATAYLEAQSIWEPFKKRVSVESNSTLETGRPFNLRDIVQLHSDSKLNDYSDSSQNSRVLYASSNGAARVGGRQGNSRTLSDSDSQDKRSRIGINRPSMQATSQLTKGSTTSGQEGPPAGCQLTNRKARSTKLDLQSQSLAGSSLPHRGLCSDDTEYANLLGAMDNDLDRPEPLNAEPLQEQSSQSIQNKALESKGKPRGKAKAQRKKEEKEKKSTLKTQGDDLKDNLADNDDSSSTTTETSNPDVETNIKEEPVKKKGRTVTTGKVKEETSNFLIKPKPKKQGTIKKENQAEKSSSLELPYVTPLENKQRKSFTSKALHPLTNIQKTRPLQKQRLDGKLEDGRPSLLAKLLSSSSVPELGHSSSSEGEKEFASPEWDVPLSKNSIQADSLQQISLQTINADPFLKRSVTAGTCSPPPTSPSQLSKGTYSSVLNSNSEGNQKKAPGNKVSTAPLPGKNGNPTFAAVAAGYDKSPGGSGPGKNDSQGKPLAHMTSVESDSSDSSGLWSPIDTASSPNYHSANSFSAFGPNNSFNLTGVFTGMKSSEPQQSWPEFTNVPSSSIWDIPSSDPLHSWPSSSNSPTAPTASLLGNTRNPWSAATPFGSSIWSTSADSALHPFAPPTNSTTLTDLVTTPTPSPPASTEMSRTYNPWSMWRPTLSRRSSEPWPSSPENGN